In a genomic window of Phycodurus eques isolate BA_2022a chromosome 2, UOR_Pequ_1.1, whole genome shotgun sequence:
- the bdnf gene encoding brain-derived neurotrophic factor isoform X1: MDQTRTRWTPTRSLPPSLPNLGLFFQLLFHQVRRVMTILFLTMVISYFSCMRAAPLRDAPGMQGHRTEGYLGAAAAATVARGRGTPQNGGGPGQRGMPSLTDTFEQVIEELLEVEGEAEAAQMGQGADKSQGGGGLTSVVATETKDVDMYDSRLMISNQVPLEPPLLFLLEEYKNYLDAANMSMRVRRHSDPSRRGELSVCDSISQWVTAVDKKTAIDMSGHTVTVMEKVPVPNGQLKQYFYETKCNPMGYTKDGCRGIDKRHYNSQCRTTQSYVRALTMDSKKKIGWRFIRIDTSCVCTLTIKKGR; the protein is encoded by the exons ATGGACCAAACACGCACACGGTGGACGCCAACTCGCTCGCTTCCCCCCTCTTTGCCAAACCTGGgattgtttttccaacttttg TTCCACCAGGTTAGAAGAGTGATGACCATCCTGTTCCTTACTATGGTTATTTCATACTTCAGTTGCATGAGAGCTGCGCCCCTGAGAGACGCCCCGGGCATGCAGGGCCATCGGACGGAAGGCTACCTGGGTGCCGCCGCCGCTGCGACGGTCGCAAGAGGTCGGGGGACTCCACAGAATGGTGGCGGGCCAGGCCAGCGCGGGATGCCCTCGCTCACAGACACCTTTGAGCAGGTGATAGAGGAGCTGCTGGAGGTGGAGGGGGAGGCGGAGGCGGCACAGATGGGACAGGGGGCAGATAAGAGCCAGGGAGGTGGGGGTCTCACGTCAGTCGTCGCCACAGAAACCAAGGATGTCGACATGTACGACTCGCGGTTGATGATCAGCAACCAAGTGCCTTTGGAGCCGCCGTTGCTCTTTCTTCTGGAGGAATACAAAAACTATCTGGATGCTGCTAATATGTCCATGAGGGTGCGGCGGCACTCTGACCCCTCACGACGTGGAGAGCTCAGCGTGTGTGACAGTATTAGCCAGTGGGTGACAGCGGTGGATAAAAAGACGGCAATAGACATGTCGGGGCACACAGTTACCGTCATGGAAAAGGTTCCTGTCCCCAATGGCCAACTGAAGCAATACTTTTACGAGACCAAATGCAACCCCATGGGGTACACAAAGGACGGCTGCAGAGGAATAGACAAGCGGCATTATAATTCCCAATGCAGGACAACCCAGTCCTACGTGCGAGCTCTCACCATGGATAGCAAAAAGAAGATTGGCTGGCGGTTTATAAGGATAGACACTTCCTGTGTATGCACATTGACCATTAAAAAAGGGAGATAG
- the bdnf gene encoding brain-derived neurotrophic factor isoform X2: MTILFLTMVISYFSCMRAAPLRDAPGMQGHRTEGYLGAAAAATVARGRGTPQNGGGPGQRGMPSLTDTFEQVIEELLEVEGEAEAAQMGQGADKSQGGGGLTSVVATETKDVDMYDSRLMISNQVPLEPPLLFLLEEYKNYLDAANMSMRVRRHSDPSRRGELSVCDSISQWVTAVDKKTAIDMSGHTVTVMEKVPVPNGQLKQYFYETKCNPMGYTKDGCRGIDKRHYNSQCRTTQSYVRALTMDSKKKIGWRFIRIDTSCVCTLTIKKGR, encoded by the coding sequence ATGACCATCCTGTTCCTTACTATGGTTATTTCATACTTCAGTTGCATGAGAGCTGCGCCCCTGAGAGACGCCCCGGGCATGCAGGGCCATCGGACGGAAGGCTACCTGGGTGCCGCCGCCGCTGCGACGGTCGCAAGAGGTCGGGGGACTCCACAGAATGGTGGCGGGCCAGGCCAGCGCGGGATGCCCTCGCTCACAGACACCTTTGAGCAGGTGATAGAGGAGCTGCTGGAGGTGGAGGGGGAGGCGGAGGCGGCACAGATGGGACAGGGGGCAGATAAGAGCCAGGGAGGTGGGGGTCTCACGTCAGTCGTCGCCACAGAAACCAAGGATGTCGACATGTACGACTCGCGGTTGATGATCAGCAACCAAGTGCCTTTGGAGCCGCCGTTGCTCTTTCTTCTGGAGGAATACAAAAACTATCTGGATGCTGCTAATATGTCCATGAGGGTGCGGCGGCACTCTGACCCCTCACGACGTGGAGAGCTCAGCGTGTGTGACAGTATTAGCCAGTGGGTGACAGCGGTGGATAAAAAGACGGCAATAGACATGTCGGGGCACACAGTTACCGTCATGGAAAAGGTTCCTGTCCCCAATGGCCAACTGAAGCAATACTTTTACGAGACCAAATGCAACCCCATGGGGTACACAAAGGACGGCTGCAGAGGAATAGACAAGCGGCATTATAATTCCCAATGCAGGACAACCCAGTCCTACGTGCGAGCTCTCACCATGGATAGCAAAAAGAAGATTGGCTGGCGGTTTATAAGGATAGACACTTCCTGTGTATGCACATTGACCATTAAAAAAGGGAGATAG
- the lin7c gene encoding protein lin-7 homolog C produces the protein MASLGEPVRLERDINRAIELLDKLQRTGEVPPQKLQALQRVLQSEFCNAVREVYEHVYETVDINSSPEVRANATAKATVAAFAASEGHSHPRVVELPKTEEGLGFNIMGGKEQNSPIYISRIIPAGIADRHGGLKRGDQLLSVNGVSVEGEHHEKAVELLKAAQGTVKLVVRYTPKVLEEMESRFEKMRSAKRRQQNNYPQ, from the exons ATGGCGTCGCTTGGGGAGCCAGTACGTCTGGAGAGAG ATATTAACCGTGCCATTGAACTGCTTGACAAGCTTCAAAGGACAGGGGAAGTTCCTCCTCAGAAGTTGCAGGCCCTGCAGAGGGTCCTACAGAGTGAATTCTGCAATGCTGTCAGAGAA GTTTATGAGCATGTGTATGAGACAGTGGACATAAACAGCAGTCCTGAAGTCAGAGCAAATGCTACAGCAAAG GCAACCGTAGCAGCTTTTGCAGCAAGTGAGGGACACTCACACCCACGTGTGGTGGAACTTCCTAAAACAGAAGAAGGCTTGGGATTCAACATAATGGGCGGAAAGGAgcagaactctcccatttacaTCTCACGGATCATCCCAGCAGGCATTGCCGACCGACACGGTGGCCTGAAGAGAGGTGATCAGCTTCTCTCTGTCAATGGGGTG AGCGTGGAAGGTGAGCACCACGAGAAAGCTGTGGAACTACTCAAAGCAGCTCAGGGCACAGTGAAGCTGGTAGTGCGGTACACTCCCAAAGTCCTCGAAGAGATGGAGTCACGTTTTGAGAAAATGAGGTCGGCGAAACGTCGGCAACAGAACAACTATCCCCAGTAG